Below is a genomic region from Brassica rapa cultivar Chiifu-401-42 chromosome A08, CAAS_Brap_v3.01, whole genome shotgun sequence.
ataattattatatattgttaatgttactcacatatttaaatatttatataattataccaaatataataattttatagttttcatgctgtaaattaaaatcatcacatatatatgtttcttattatatatttgtcttattgaatttgcgtttgattactaaactaaaattttaatacatgAAACGACATACATGAAAAcagttttgtatttaatttattataatcatgatccgtaattcaaatcgctagatttttttagtaattttttaatgtttattaattttatataataaattactgtatattaaaaagtttaagataagttaaatttttatacatgtattctATAGTTTAACCCTtataccaacatattatatttttagcataaatattttatatttatgaaaataaaatatgttaacttatcaatttaaaataattttatcatattttgttcaatataacatttttattttaaaatgatagatattattataaaattgataaaataggatataattgtattcttttagtaacatttcattgctaattacaaaattagttgaaaatatttatattcaatttatgacaattgagatcttattataatctttttcaagagatttgttagaatttaaaaaaaaaaaattagaaaaattaaaagatataaaagatattatgattaaagtagttaaaaatattatgtatattagcattattgatatacatttaatataaaatttaaatgatggtccaaataaaaatatcactcatcaaaaaatcatgatttttattttattagaaaacaaatttaaaaaaattaaattaaaaataaatatttatttctaacaaaatatttaaaaattattaataaatgtatttgtgaaattaattaatttcattttatttaaattttcgtttataaaccaaaactatattcaattttaatttataattatattttatgataatttaaattaaaactaactaatttttgaaagtaaatttaaaaagattctaagaagattttaaaaagattttgttagaacattttaaatatatttaaaagataaagatattgaaagatataataataaacttatgttaaatatgatattttctaggaatgatccaaactaaaaaaatcacacatgaaaagaagtcatgacttttcttttaatatataagatttggTCTTTACtttggtttctattttttctatgctcgattatttatgaaattttagcttaatttttagtttttttttccagtttGGTACGGTTCAGTGTACTCGGATAAATGTattcaaacatatatattatctcttatataagaagaatttatttaatttcaaaaataaacccgcgctttctaaacgcgggtcaaaatctaatatagattttaaaaatagagATGAAAAGGAATGAACTACTAAAAACTTTTTCGTACCAGCTACATTTACCACTAAACTGCTTGAgcactttaattttatttaattgcCGATGATTTAAATAAATGTCTGGAAATCCAAGCTTTTTGTTTCTCTCAAGGCCGGTCGACGGTTCTGTAAACAGATCAAAATTCAATATTACTCGATTATTTGAAATATGGGGTTTGCACAAAACATGATACACATGGGGAACTGTTTGgtgtataatattataaaattatttagcaTATCCAAGTAATTATTCAGTATATTTATCAAATCATGAGTGCCCTTGAATCAAAACCAATATGTAATTTAAGTACTTGATTTTGGTTGTTCACAAGTTTCGTAGAGGCGACGTTAGACAAATTGCAAAAAATGAAGGACACTAATTTAAGCACGATCTATATGTTTTCCaccatttatattatttatttatttattcattattTGTAATTAATACAACCTAATTTTACTTTGTTGGAATTGTCTTTCCataaaatagtaaataaaatCGGTcgtaaatttgtaaaaatataatgAGGTCTAGAAGTCCATAGAAGTTCCATGAAGATCACAACTTTTCTGCTCGCACTCTAACTTGCCCCATCTTGCATCCACTCTCTCGCAAGGGAACACCAATTTCCCCAAACTGCAAAATATTATAATTGCACATATGTATCATAAGTTTCTCAATTCTTTCTCTGACTATGCCCCACAACTTTGAGATGTATCAAAATGTCCCTCCCTATAACTTTAACACTACTCTCCTTTCAGTTTACCTTCTATTTACGGTATTGTGTACATGGCAAAGCCACTGCGAGAACTCCTCCTGAGATCCAGCTCGTGGAGGATTCGATCTATCACGAACCAAATAAAGAAGAGTGAACTAGTGATGAAAATCAACTCTAGTAAGATGCAATGAGTTACAAGATAAGTTTACCTTAGGATCTCTTTGAAGTGATCTGCACATTCTCTACAAGGGTACATTCGAGAAAGTATTGCCATCTACACCACCGAAAAAATGTTCATTATAAGCTTTTACATGAAGAACCCTTGAGATTGCTGGTCGAAAAGGTCAAGTCTTGATATATTTTAGAAGTATCAAGATGAAAGTTTTAGCATTACTATAAATTTCAACTTGATCTGATAAACTAACTTATATAAATTACATATAGACTAGGGTCGGAAGAGTTGTACCAGTTCTTTAACATCCTTTTTTTGCTGCCTTGTTGGTTTTTCTGGATACTGatgagaaagagaaaaaaaacatctGATTCAGAATACGTACCTGAGATTAAACAATACACAAACATCTACTTATAACCTGGTAGAGGTCTCATTAACGTGATAAACTGAACCAGAACTCTTTATTTCACTGAACAGAGGGCAATCTAAAGCGAATCAAAGAGCACTCTCAGCTCTCCCTAATCTCAAAGAGTTCCAACCAAAAAATCTATACCCAAAAGATACCTCTTAAGCATGTTCATCTCTCATGTTTCAAGGAGGATAAGTATGGTTACTAAAAATACGATTAGAATTTAAGAAAATCAAGAAACCCCAACCTGCGCAGCAAGAGTGTGGAGAAATGTCCAAGTAGCCCTTCCGAGATCTTCTTTAGTCACAGGACCTATAGGCTTGTCCTGAAAGAAGACAGTGTAAGCTACAAAGGGTACCAACATAATATAGTGCAGTATAATGAAGATGGGCTTACATACTTACTCATGAAACCCTTTTCCAATAAGTGTCTAAAGGTGAAACCTTTAGCAAGAAAATCTTAAAATATGGAAGCAGGACACAGCTTTTCATGGCTAGTTACACTATTTTCATACCACAACATCGTAGAGATGGTTCGACTAAATGTAACCAAGATAAGGTAGAAGTGGCTCATTGGGGAATTTCATCGAACACTTGGTGGTGAATGTATTGAAGAGTGTAAACAACAACAAATCCTAAACCGAATTGAATCCCTAATTGTATTTTGTGAGAAAGATTCGAACCTTGAGGGGAATTTTCTGAAGATTAGAACTGTTGATTGTGATTGTTGGGGAAGAGTCTGAGGAGATTGGGTTTTGGATTGTGGGTGACGAACGAGGAGTGTTTTCGATGCCGATGAAGTTGGAGAGATGAGTTTGGACGCAATTCGATAGTTTCTCGAAGGTATGGAGAAGAGGCTGCCATGGATTCTCAGCCATTTTCGTCTTTGTTGAAGGACAATGTTACGAGGAGAGAGATGGTGGATAGTTTAGAGACCGTTGCTTTCCTTTttgtgtgaaaaaaaaaatgaaaatcgcATATTAAAAATTGCAAAAAGACAATAGTTAATTTgcttaatgcataattgcatttACAGTCCTAAATATCATGAAATTACATGAGTCATGTATCGTCACCacaataaatcttaaaatctgtacaggttggtccatctaaatatataataagattttgttAAACTAACTATAAATTCTTAATTAATGTTATTCATTCTtcccttaaataaaaattacgaaaTTTTCTAatgtatctaaaatatatatgaaaattaatgattttgaataattaagatttgataaaaattagtgcattctctatcatatttgtttaattttaaattagtaaaatagATTAAACAactatattaaccatttaataaaaattagatttttttgtatatgttatattttaatttttaaaaatgaatataaattagtaaaactgttaaaaatctcacattcaaatttttttccatgatttaaatttttgttatgataaaatacaaatgattacaaaatcatataagtaaaaagtctcatttaatagcTATTAAGTgtaaatagatatataaatatatatatatatcgtttaaattaaattatataccatataaaatatataaatatttaaatttcaaaatttgcttTGAACAttttattgacaacttaatatttaaatcttaaacttagccttgaatttttttaaaaatttaaaaattactataaCTACTAATCACACAATGAAATTTTGTCATCAatgatttaaagttttttttttataaaaatatacaaattatcaAAAACTATATGAGTTGaaagcatcatttaatatatatcaatattaaaatatactatatatattttaatgtcatttaaatttaattatataccatctaaaatagaaaaaaggattgtttggattaataaaatttatttttgtgttcacactaatttaattatatatgtaacgtttatttatttttaattattcaatatgtatttattattttataaatatgtaaacgaacatataatacataaaaatagtaaatataatGTTCATGTACAATGtgcagatcttaacctagttggATATAATATTCTGTGTGTAATGTATAATATGtacattataaattaattaactcaAAAAACAAATGCtagaaattatttaatatactgTGTGTAATGTATATTACATGATTCCACATGGTTTCACGAATACATCGATTTGTTTTTGTCATGAGTCCTGTGACTACTGTTATATCCATCTCatccattttttaatgtttatattaactagtttttttttcggACTCTCGGATTgtatgttttaaatttgttgaatttttactttttactacTACTGTATGTAAGTTTTTAATCTGAGTTTGTATTcttcttttataaattattgttGACTGTATTTTTGACAAAGTTCAAAACAGTTTGTTTTATTATTGTTGTTTCATTTTTAGCAAATTTGGAGTATGACTTATAGTTTTTTTCTACTCTATACACTTTGTTATTAAGAGTAGTTTTACGATttacgaaaataaaaataagttgCACATTTATATACTGGCGTcacgaaaataaaaaaataatactatgaCCTAATATTTACACTTGAATCTTAACTTGTGGTGGTTAAATTATAAGCTTTACTCACACAAACCTAGACTATGAATCTTGTAGTTTCATATtgtatttttcatttatatacTGGCGTCCATATGTTTTTTTCAGTTACATTTCtttgtaaaattttaagtattttaataagaaaaacacACATTTTAGATTGTTCCAAATTCACTCTCGTGTTTTTATTGATAGAAAAAAGATCGCAATTATTCAAGATTCTGTTAAAAAGACATACTGGATGATTTTATTCACTAAAACATACACATCAGGGAGGTAaacaaaaactcactattttgaatattttaattttattctgaaattttataaaaatattatttatttttcttttattttcttttatttttcttttattttcctcaatttatttttgattttcctGAATTTTTATCTAATTGTTTCAAGTTATTTCAAAAGtttatataacttttatttgttatactgttttatttattaaaataatgaaacaaaatgaaaaaagtaACTGCCACGTCCCCTATTTTACCGACAAATGAAAAGTACCGGTTGTAACTTTTACTTGACGATTAAGTAAGCTAATTTAAATGTTTAATGTATTACGAAAATTAGTTTCATTGTTTAGAATGTTAGATGTCAAACATGAagatttaaaatgtaaatttttacCAACTTTATGATTTCAAATGTGGTTTTTCTCAACATATTTAACCATTGTGCTTATTTACTCAACAAATAAGATCCAACTAGAACCTCAACACTTATAGGCCGAAGTATAACAATCATGTAGGGGTTGACATAAGTCACTAGAATGGTTATCATAAGAAGATAAAATCCAAACAAGATCCCATCAAAATACTTGCCGCTAACGAGATCCCATCAATGTACTTCCCTAAAGTATATAGTTTAACTGgaaaatttcatataaaaaaaaaggccAACATAACAGCACAATGCCTTAGATAAAGTCTTTTACATAGTAACTTCTTGGAAGCTTACTAGTATATCATTTTATATTGtgaatttattttagtaaagagttttacttttctttttttttttgctaaatttttttttcttttccaactATAAAATATTCTAAATCATATTGCTCCAAATTAATttgatttgtatattttttaacaatatATGCTATATCACAGTGACTATTCGTTGGACGTCCTTTCATGGATGTAGAATTGTTGGGTagtagttaatttttttatttatttaaaaactaatGCACTTGTTTAACAAAGAACATTACTGTATATAATTGTCCTTATAAAATATGTATGATCTAATATTACTTTAGGGAAGTATTTTGATGGGATCTTGTTAGGATTTGGTCTTGTTATGATAACTATTCTAATGAGTTATGTTGATGTTTACATGATTGTTCTACCTCTGCCTAGAAGTGTTATGTTCTTGGACTTCATTTGTTGAGTAATAAGGCATAATGGTTAGATATGTTCATATGTTTTTTCTAAAGTAATGAGTTTTTGTCCATCTCCCTAGTGTGTATGTTTTAGTGGATAAAATCACATAATATGTTTTTGTCCAAGTGATGTACAAAGAGGCACTTTGTCCAATTGATTACATAATATCTACACCAACCTAGACTGTGAGTCTTGTAGCTCATATGTTAtttttcatttgtatttcattattttgacatctctatgttttttttttttgtagtcacATCTCTCTGTGATTACTTGCAGTATTTTAATAAGGAAAAAAACAGTGTCCCATGTTCCAAGTTCACTCTCATCCTTTTATTGATATGATAAATAGCAATTGTTAATAATATGCTTTTATTTGTCAACTTTTACATATGTCTCCGGTTTTGTGATCTATATTCACAACTTGACCGCATAAATCAGAGATACATATTCAGTTCAAACTACGTTAACAAATGAAccttgaaaatatttaaaaaaataactaccTTCGCAttattcatatttttctttgatATAAAGTAACTTGAAAAGGCTTCCAGTtttctttaaacaaaaaattgatGAATAGGA
It encodes:
- the LOC103832909 gene encoding FAD-linked sulfhydryl oxidase ERV1; protein product: MAENPWQPLLHTFEKLSNCVQTHLSNFIGIENTPRSSPTIQNPISSDSSPTITINSSNLQKIPLKDKPIGPVTKEDLGRATWTFLHTLAAQYPEKPTRQQKKDVKELMAILSRMYPCRECADHFKEILRSNPPRAGSQEEFSQWLCHVHNTVNRSLGKLVFPCERVDARWGKLECEQKSCDLHGTSMDF